In Capricornis sumatraensis isolate serow.1 chromosome 18, serow.2, whole genome shotgun sequence, one genomic interval encodes:
- the GDNF gene encoding glial cell line-derived neurotrophic factor isoform X1, producing MKLWDVVAVCLVLLHTASAFPLPAGKRPPEAPAEDRSLGRRRAPFALSSDSNMPEDYPDQFDDVMDFIEATIRRLKRSPDKQTAVLPRRERHRQGAAASPEGARGKGRRGQRGRNRGCVLTAVHLNVTDLGLGYETKEELIFRYCSGSCDAAETMYDKILKNLSKSRRLVSDKVGQACCRPIAFDDDLSFLDDNLVYHILRKHSAKRCGCI from the exons ATGAAGTTATGGGATGTCGTGGCTGTCTGCCTGGTGCTGCTCCACACCGCGTCCGCCTTCCCGCTGCCCGCCGGTAAGAGGCCTCCCGAGGCGCCCGCCGAAGACCGCTCCCTCGGCCGCCGCCGCGCGCCCTTCGCGCTGAGCAGTGACT CAAATATGCCAGAGGACTACCCTGATCAGTTTGATGATGTCATGGATTTTATTGAAGCTACCATTCGAAGACTGAAAAGGTCACCAGATAAACAAACGGCCGTGCTTCCTCGGAGAGAGCGGCACCGGCAGGGGGCGGCCGCCAGCCCGGAGGGTGCCAGAGGGAAAGGCCGGCGTGGCCAGAGGGGCCGAAATCGCGGCTGCGTCCTCACCGCCGTGCATCTAAATGTCACCGACTTGGGTTTGGGCTACGAAACCAAGGAGGAACTCATTTTTAGGTACTGCAGCGGCTCCTGCGATGCAGCTGAAACAATGTacgacaaaatattaaaaaacttatCCAAAAGTAGAAGGCTGGTGAGTGACAAAGTCGGGCAGGCGTGTTGCAGACCCATCGCCTTTGATGACGACCTGTCCTTTTTAGATGATAACCTGGTTTACCATATTCTAAGAAAGCATTCCGCTAAAAGGTGTGGATGTATCTGA
- the GDNF gene encoding glial cell line-derived neurotrophic factor isoform X2 encodes MKLWDVVAVCLVLLHTASAFPLPAANMPEDYPDQFDDVMDFIEATIRRLKRSPDKQTAVLPRRERHRQGAAASPEGARGKGRRGQRGRNRGCVLTAVHLNVTDLGLGYETKEELIFRYCSGSCDAAETMYDKILKNLSKSRRLVSDKVGQACCRPIAFDDDLSFLDDNLVYHILRKHSAKRCGCI; translated from the exons ATGAAGTTATGGGATGTCGTGGCTGTCTGCCTGGTGCTGCTCCACACCGCGTCCGCCTTCCCGCTGCCCGCCG CAAATATGCCAGAGGACTACCCTGATCAGTTTGATGATGTCATGGATTTTATTGAAGCTACCATTCGAAGACTGAAAAGGTCACCAGATAAACAAACGGCCGTGCTTCCTCGGAGAGAGCGGCACCGGCAGGGGGCGGCCGCCAGCCCGGAGGGTGCCAGAGGGAAAGGCCGGCGTGGCCAGAGGGGCCGAAATCGCGGCTGCGTCCTCACCGCCGTGCATCTAAATGTCACCGACTTGGGTTTGGGCTACGAAACCAAGGAGGAACTCATTTTTAGGTACTGCAGCGGCTCCTGCGATGCAGCTGAAACAATGTacgacaaaatattaaaaaacttatCCAAAAGTAGAAGGCTGGTGAGTGACAAAGTCGGGCAGGCGTGTTGCAGACCCATCGCCTTTGATGACGACCTGTCCTTTTTAGATGATAACCTGGTTTACCATATTCTAAGAAAGCATTCCGCTAAAAGGTGTGGATGTATCTGA